The following is a genomic window from Vicia villosa cultivar HV-30 ecotype Madison, WI unplaced genomic scaffold, Vvil1.0 ctg.002913F_1_1, whole genome shotgun sequence.
GGGGCCCTAATAATGAAAAATATAGTACATTGCATTGCATGGGAAAACAGGTTGGACAGGATATGCGGTGATGGTAAGAGAAAAGAATATATTCCATTAGCATGTGATATGTTGTGGGCCTATTTTGCATAGAAGTTgttgtaaatataataaaaaacttgCTGGCAGAATAAATTCCAACAGGATGTGACCATGTGCTGCCAAAGTCCGAGTCCCACGTGAAAGTAAGATTGGAAAGAAACAAAGGATGCATTATTGAAACCTTATGATAAAGAAAAAAACGGAATGTACAACCAAGCGGAAGAAAACAGTAGATGAAGTTTCAAGCCTTGCTCTGGCGAGAAGCATTCGAATTGATAGTGTAGTCTCAGGTAAAACAGTTAGATTGTTTTGATTATAATGGCTTGGTTAGTGATTATAATTGGAAATTGATTGTAGTTATAGAGGTAAAAATAATACTTTATGTTGCGGTTGAAAGTTTTGGTAGGTGTTTGTAGGTTTATCTTTCTTTTATCTAATTGAGATATTTACTGCAAATGAAGAGCAAAACAAACAtagattcaaaataaaaattaaagttgGCAATGAAGTTGCTACATGTAGACTATAACGGTTAAGATTTTTTGAACAAAAATGTTGGGATCCTCCGTCTTTTGGATGATCTGCACAGGTAGGTAGGTTTGCTTAGAATGCATAATATGGTATTTTATAGTATACATAAACGACAGTATGTATAGTATAGAAAATGTTATTAAAAAGATATATACGTACCGTCTAAATGTTGTTAAAAACTTCCTTATATACAACATTACATGTTGAAAGCTTTGGGATGTTTTTATCATCGTGTATCAATATCTTGATGCCTTTTTTGGTTGTAACTCGTGAAACGGCAACATAAATCTGTCCATGCGTGAAAACATCCCGAGGTATATAGAGTCCAACCCAATCCAACGATTGGCCTTGTGATTTGTTAATGGTCATGGCGTAGGCTACAATAACCGGAAATTGACGTCTCGATAACTTGAATGGCCAAGGAGATTGAGACGGGGACATATCCATTCGCGGGATATATATAACCTTCCCATTATTGTTATCACCCATCAATTTGGCCTCAAGCACATGAGCAGCCATATTAGTTACTATAAGCCTTGTCCCATTACATAGACCTTGGGATTGATCAATGTTTCGCATAAGCATGATTGGTGTTCCAACCTTTAACTTTAAGTGATGGTTGGGTAGGCCGGAAGTTCTTAAAGAGCTGAGGAATTTTGGGCTAAGCACCTGAAGAATGTTGCTGTCATGGATTTTTGATCGATCAACTGAGTTAGAGCTGTAGTAATTTCTTATTTCCCCTATAAAATTATCCATTAGAAAAGATATAACAATCTTAAGTGGATGCAAGAATAGGCCTATAATAAATGCAAAATTTTACCTGGAATCATCGCAAGGATATGGTCATTGATATTGTCAACAATGTCCAAAGTTGAAGCAAGAATGGCCCTATTTTTTAGATAATCACACGATTGGTAACAATTTAAGAAATCAGGATATGTACTCTCCACGATGGCTAGAATAGGGTCATCAAAGTCTGTAATTAACAACTCGGGCGGTATGTCAATGTTAGCATAACCGTCGTTAGGTTCTGAAATTCTTCCCTCTCCTATCTTTAAAAGCCAATCTGAAAAATCCGCAAtttcctttttatcttcttcagtTGGTCCGGAGGATAGACGCATATTTTTTGTCAAATTCAAGACATTAACATAATGCCAAATGTAAGAAGCGTTAATTGTTGAATGGACAATGTCAGAACGGCTTCCTCCGGGTACAACGGGTAATATCTGACGAAAATCCCCACCAAAAATCACAACCTTCCCTCCGAAAATAGTTTCGGAGTGACTATAATTACTCATGACATCCTTCAAAGTCCTGTCCAGCGTTTCAAAACAATATTTGTGTGCCATTGGTGCCTCGTCCCATATAATTAGCTTTGCCTCCCTTAGAAGACCAGCGCTAGGgtcattgaaattaattttgcaagttgAGTTCTCAAGACATGGAACTGGCAACTTGAACTTTGAATGAGCTGTACGACCCCCTGGCAACAAAAGAGATGCTATCCCACTTGTTGCAACAGTAAGACAAATCTCATGCTTAGATCTCAATGCACTTGCAAGTGTTCTCCACATATATGTCTTACCGGTTCCGCCATAACCGTGCAGGAAGAAGACACCACCTTTTTGTTTGTTAACGGCATCCATGATTTGGTCGTAAATCTTCCTCTGTTCATCTTGTTAACACCATAATAACAAACAGTATAAAAAGAAATACATGTGTAAATGATACTTGTTGACATTTGTTTATATAACCATGTAAATTAGTAATAAGAAATATGTTAATCTTAGATTTCATTACCAGTGAGAGATTTGAATAGGTTATCAAACTCCGCCTTCATGTCCTGGATATTGTACTGTCTTTCATCGTATATAAGCTGGTTTCCCAGTTGTTGAATAACATAGTCATTCGGATAAGGAATGGGCTTGAAGTCATGTAGGGTACGATGGTTCAGTTGCAGCATTTTTTCGATCTCTATCAATGTCAGCTGCTGGATTGCGTCATCCGGTAATGTCAAATCTGTGGTCTGTGTGAAAAAGGCGCCGTTGTAGTAAGATCACAAAAATATGTTACATTATGCGTAAAATTGTTATTGTATTACGTGGTAGTTAAGAATATAAATAGCATGGGATGTTAAAGTTAGTGTATCTGGATTGTTGGCAATTAGTTTTTGCTCATGCATGAGACCATCGGACAATATAATCCATGATTCTTTCCATACATGGGAAGGACGGTTTACGGCACCTAATAGGAGCATAACAACAAACAGCTTTCTAAGATAATGACCTGTCCCCCAAGCACTTGCCTCCTTTAACGCACATATGTATTCTCGATCGTCATCTAAGAATCCCA
Proteins encoded in this region:
- the LOC131640047 gene encoding uncharacterized protein LOC131640047: MDQLYFDGMTISSRLGFPDLFITFTCNPNWPEITRLLSPKNLKPHDRPDIVAKVFNIKFKELMVDLTKKLILGKVLAFMYTIEFQKRGLPHAHILIFLHPQSKYPTPSDIDNIICAEIPDPTLHPALYALVKSHMIHGPCGLSRPNSRCMRNQQCSKYYPKNFIEDTVVNAEGYPLYRRRSNTHVITKNNIKLDNRNVVPYNTRLLLKYQAHINMEWCNQCTSIKYLFKYIHKGYDRIGASVVASKSNTGLQHECVDEIKQYLDCRYVSPSEACWRIFSYKVHGRKPAVERMFFHLIGEKAVYYKDCEQMEHVLESASVTESMFTSWLVANARYEEAQSLTYGEFVTKFVYVKRNRLWKPRKRGFTIGRLVWVPPTTGELFYLRMMLTVDKGPTCYEDIRRVGETQYDTFREACFAMGFLDDDREYICALKEASAWGTGHYLRKLFVVMLLLGAVNRPSHVWKESWIILSDGLMHEQKLIANNPDTLTLTSHAIYILNYHTTDLTLPDDAIQQLTLIEIEKMLQLNHRTLHDFKPIPYPNDYVIQQLGNQLIYDERQYNIQDMKAEFDNLFKSLTDEQRKIYDQIMDAVNKQKGGVFFLHGYGGTGKTYMWRTLASALRSKHEICLTVATSGIASLLLPGGRTAHSKFKLPVPCLENSTCKINFNDPSAGLLREAKLIIWDEAPMAHKYCFETLDRTLKDVMSNYSHSETIFGGKVVIFGGDFRQILPVVPGGSRSDIVHSTINASYIWHYVNVLNLTKNMRLSSGPTEEDKKEIADFSDWLLKIGEGRISEPNDGYANIDIPPELLITDFDDPILAIVESTYPDFLNCYQSCDYLKNRAILASTLDIVDNINDHILAMIPGEIRNYYSSNSVDRSKIHDSNILQVLSPKFLSSLRTSGLPNHHLKLKVGTPIMLMRNIDQSQGLCNGTRLIVTNMAAHVLEAKLMGDNNNGKVIYIPRMDMSPSQSPWPFKLSRRQFPVIVAYAMTINKSQGQSLDWVGLYIPRDVFTHGQIYVAVSRVTTKKGIKILIHDDKNIPKLSTCNVVYKEVFNNI